agctaactttttgtatttttagtagagacgaggtttcaccttgctgaccaggatggtcttgatctcttgacctcgtgatccacccgcctcggcctcccaaagtgctgggattacaggcttgagccaccgcgcccggccagtaattccattttcttaagagatgaggtctcaggctgggtacagtagctaatgcccactttgggaggctgaggcgggtggatcatgaggtcaggggttcaagaccagcctgatcaacatggcaaaaccccatcgctactaaatgtacaaaaaaattagctgggagtgatggcacatgcctgtaatcccagctactcaggaggctaaaggcaggagaatcactcgaaccggggaggcagaggttgcagtgagccaagatcatgccactgcattccagcctgggtgacagagcaagaatcagtctcaagggaaaaaaaaaaaagagatggagtctcaggatctcaacctaggcaacataagcaagacctcatctctactaaaaataaaaataaaggccaggtgcggtggctcactcctgtaatcccagcactttgggaggccaaggtgagtggatcacctgaggtcggaagttcaagaccagcctgaccaacatggagaaaccccatctctactaaaatatgaaaatacgaaaaattagctgggtgtggtggcgcttgcctataatcccagctacttggaaggctgaggcaggagaatcgcttgaacccaggaggcggagagtGTAGTGAGccaccaagatcacgccactgcattccagcttgggcaacagaatgagactcagtctcaaaaaaaaaaaaaagattaagtgtGACTAGGACTACTTCTCTGCTTGAAGGCTAAGGGAAGATTAGCGCCAGCACCTTAGATAAGGCCTAGTTATTCCTCACCTGGGTTTTCACAACTACTTAACTGCTTCCTCAACAGTAGTCTTCCCCCTTCAAACCTGCAAGCTGGGTGAGCTTTTCAGTAAGTAAATCTGTCAATATCATGACcctgattaaaaacttaaaatgggctgggcgtggtggctaaagcctgtaatcccagaactttgagaggctcaggcaggcgggtcacgagatcaagataccgtgaccatcctggccaacatggtgaaaccccgtctctactaaaaatacaaaaaattagctgggaatggtggtgcacgcctgtaatctcagctactcgggaggctgaggtgggagaaccactcgACCCCGGggagcggaggctgcagtgagatgcgattgcgccaccgcactctactttgggcgacagagcaaagaCTCCATcacgaaaaaaataaaaaaataaaaaattctcatgccgggcgcggtggctcaagcctgtaatcccagcactttgggaggccgaggcgggtggatcacgaggtcaagagatcgagaccatcctggtcaacatggtgaaaccccgtctctactaaaaatacaaaaaaaaaaaaattagctgggcatggtggcgtgtgtctgtaatcccagctactcaggaggctgaggcaggagaattgcctgaacccaggaggcggaggttgcggtgagccgagatcgcgccattgcactccagcctgggtaacaagagtgaaactccgtctcaagaaaaaaaaaaaaaaaaaaaaaaaaattctcggggagggatagcattaggaaaaatacctaatgtagatgacggggtgacagatgcaacaaaccaccaccatggcacgtgtatacctaataaacctgcacgatctgcacatgtatcccataacttaaagtctaatttaaaaaataataataattaaaaagacaatatcAACGGCCCCATATTCCTAGGGGTAAAATCACCTTTTGAGCGTCCTCTCCCAAGACTCCAGGTCTCAACACATGCATGTCTAGAACTCTCGCCTCTTAACCTTGGGTTGGCTAGCTCCTACTCCATCctgctcccttccttccctgggaAGCGCCCCTTAGCTGAAACCACACAACCGCAACCCCTCCGTCTCCCAGCAGGAGGGTAGGCCAAGCTACCAGGCCACACACGCTCGGCTCTTCCTGCGCCAGCACGACCCTGGCTTGTTCCTATCTGTTTCTGCATCTGGCTGTCTCCCAGGAGGAATGTGTTCTCCATGGGGGCAGGGACTACGCAGAGCTGGCCTACGCGGGTCATCAGGACTGAACAGATGGAGCGTTAAGGATGGAGCTCTTTAAGGGAAAATACACCTGAGGCGGTGGGAGGAAGCCACCTTCAAATGCAAACGATTCAGCCTTATGAAGAATACTGTGACGCGTGCGAGCAGCATCACCCTGGAAGTGTCCCACCTCTCGGAGCCTCAGTTCCCCGTCTGCAAAATGGACCCCGGGGCGGAAAGGGCTCCAGGAGACCGTGCTATCGTCCCCGCTGGGTCGGGCCTGAGCGCCGGGCCGTACCTCGGTAGCTGTGGATGCGGCGGCCCGTGCCCGGCGGCAGCGTGGGGTAGGGCTGCGGCTCGCCGTCGAAGTTGAGCCACACGGGCAGCACGACGCGCGGGCTGCGGTTGCAGAAGATGACCTGGGAGGGCTCGCGCGAGTTCACCGAGCGCAGCACCGGCCGCGGCCGCCCGGCCTCCATCTCCTTCTCAGCGCCCGGCCCCTCCGGGATGGACTCTTCCGGGCCGGACTCCGAGGCGCCCGACTCCTCCGCCCCTACCTCGGCCTAGTCCCGGTTCTCCGCCCTCCGGGGCATTCCTTTAGCGACCCAGGCCGGACGCCGCGGGATTCGCGGGCCGGTCGCGGGGCGGGGCTGCGTGCGCGCTCCCGAGCCGACCTCCGTAGTCTTCGCGCGCACTCGGAAGGGGATGGAACCCACCGGGGGAAATAGCTGGCCAGAGGCTGTGCGCGTGCGCAAAAAGATCCTCCGCCCCAGGGTCCGTTCAAACGAAAGCGGAGGCTGAACGAAGCCGACGCGAGGCTGACTCATTTAGCATATttacactataatttttttttcacccctCTAAGgtttgggttttgggttttttgtttgtttgtttgtttgagacaaggtctcactctgtcgcccgagctggagtgcagtggcaacatctcggctcactgcagccttgacgtccCGAGCTCCAGCGAGCCtcgcacttcagcctcccgagtagtgggctgcaggcgcgcaccaccatgcccggctaattatttttatttgttgtttgagacggagtttcgctatgttgcctaggctgatctcctgggttcaagtgatcttcctgccttggcctcccaaagtacaaggATTACAGGtcttagccactgtgcctggtccactAACtgaattcttatttctttttcctcatgtTGGACACGCAATGCGCCGACTTCATAACAAGGTTCGTGGGTGGcaaatctcacacacacacaggaacaccCAATCATGCTTATAAACTACAAAAAGTCAACTAACTGAATTCTTACAAGGTATGGGTgattagtaaagaagaaaaattaattagacCTACTCCGTGCAGAGCACTCTGGTGGAAATTGGAAAATGAgatatttacctttttttgtgtgtgtgtgagacggagtctccctctgccaccagtctggagtgcagtggcacgatcttggttcactgcaacctccgactccctagttcaaacgattctcctgcctcagcctccccagtagctgggattacagg
The genomic region above belongs to Saimiri boliviensis isolate mSaiBol1 chromosome 8, mSaiBol1.pri, whole genome shotgun sequence and contains:
- the VHL gene encoding LOW QUALITY PROTEIN: von Hippel-Lindau disease tumor suppressor (The sequence of the model RefSeq protein was modified relative to this genomic sequence to represent the inferred CDS: substituted 1 base at 1 genomic stop codon), with the protein product MSQPRVGFVQPPLSFERTLGRRIFLRTRTASGQLFPPVGSIPFRVRAKTTEVGSGARTQPRPATGPRIPRRPAWVAKGMPRRAENRDXAEVGAEESGASESGPEESIPEGPGAEKEMEAGRPRPVLRSVNSREPSQVIFCNRSPRVVLPVWLNFDGEPQPYPTLPPGTGRRIHSYRGHLWLFRDAGTHDGLLVNQTELFVPSLNVDGQPIFANITLPVYTLKERCLQVVRSLVKPENYRRLDIVRSLYEDLEDHPNVQKDLERLTQEHIANQQMAAEI